A single Oncorhynchus mykiss isolate Arlee chromosome 22, USDA_OmykA_1.1, whole genome shotgun sequence DNA region contains:
- the LOC100301670 gene encoding cardiac calsequestrin precursor (The RefSeq protein has 6 substitutions, 2 non-frameshifting indels compared to this genomic sequence), giving the protein MLALWLLLLPCLSLSPLVQTEKGLEFPRYDGKDRVIDINNKNYQKAMKKYTMMCLLYHKPIPDGEELQKQHLMTEMVLELAAQVMEEKEIGFGMVDSHKDTKVAKKLGLVEEGSVYVFKADRVIEFDGMLSADTLVEFLLDLLEEPVEVIGNALELRAFDRMEEDVRLIGYFKNEDSEHYSAFKEAAEQFQPYIKFFATFEKAVAKELTLKMNEVDFYEPFMEEPVTLPDRPNSEEEIVAFVTEHRRPTLRKLRAEDMFETWEDVVEGSHIVAFAEEEDPDGYEFLELLKEVARDNTHHPGLSIIWIDPDDFPLLIPHWEKTFQVDLFKPQIGVVNVTDADSIWLEMEEQDLLTAQKLADWIENVLSGKVNTEDDDDDNDDDEEEDDDDDDDDDSDDDSDDDSDDDSDDSDDSDDEEDEDDDDE; this is encoded by the exons ATGCTTGCCCTGTGGCTGCTCCTGCTCCCGTGCCTGTCTCTGTTGCCGCTCGTTCAGACCGAGAAGGGACTGGAGTTCCCTCGCTATGACGGGAAAGACAGAGTCATCGACATCAATAACAAGAACCACCAGAAGGCCATGAAGAAGTACACCATGATGTGTCTGCTGTACCACAAACCCATCCCTGATGGGAAGGAgctgcagaaacaacacctgaTGACTGAGATGGTGCTGGAG CTGGCTGCTCAGGTTATGGAGGAAAAGGAGATTGGGTTTGGAATGGTAGACTCCCACAAAGACACCAAGGTTGCCAAGAAGCTGG gCCTGGTGGAAGAGggcagtgtgtatgtgttcaaGGCAGACCGTGTGATTGAGTTTGACGGCATGCTCTCTGCCGACACCCTGGTGGAGTTCCTTCTAGAC CTTTTGGAGGAGCCTGTGGAGGTGATAGGAAATGCTCTGGAGCTGAGGGCCTTCGACAGGATGGAGGAAGACATCCGCCTCATTGGATATTTTAAGAACGAGGACTCAgaac ACTACAGTGCATTCAAGGAGGCTGCAGAGCAGTTCCAACCCTACATCAAATTCTTTGCCACCTTTGAGAAAGCT GTGGCCAAGGAGCTGACCCTGAAAATGAACGAGGTGGATTTCTACGAGCCCTTCATGGAGGAGCCCGTCACCCTCCCTGACAGACCCAACTCTGAGGAGGAGATCGTGGCTTTCGTCACTGAACACAGAAG GCCAACACTGCGAAAGCTGCGTGCAGAGGACATGTTTGAGACATGG GAGGACGTTGTGGAGGGGAGCCATATAGTGGCCTTCGCAGAGGAGGAGgaccctg ATGGTTATGAGTTCCTGGAGCTGCTGAAGGAGGTGGCTAGAGACAACACCCACCACCCTGGTCTCAGCATAATCTGGATCGACCCTGATGACTTCCCACTg cTTATCCCCTACTGGGAGAAGACCTTCCAGGTGGACCTGTTCAAACCTCAGATCGGCGTGGTCAACGTTACTGAC GCTGACAGCATCTGGCTGGAGATGGAAGAACAAGATCTGCTCACAGCCCAGAAGCTGGCGGACTGGATAGAGAACGTCCTGTCGGGCAAGGTCAACACAGAGGATGATGATAAcgacgatgatgaggaggaggaggacgacgacGACGACTCTGATGATGACTCTGATGATTCGGATGACTCTGATGATGAAGAAGACGAGGACGACGATGATGAATAA